Part of the Citrus sinensis cultivar Valencia sweet orange chromosome 2, DVS_A1.0, whole genome shotgun sequence genome, AAACCCCATTAAAAAAATCGCATTTTTGTTCGTATTTTCTAGTGtgtatttgataattatttgtgGGTTAGCGCTTTATTTTAGGTTAATCTGATTGATGTACAATTGTGAAAGCAAATGggatgattttttgtttgatgttGTAGAATGtgttaaatttgtttctagGAAAGATTTaaacttgttttcttttctaagaTAAGGAGAGAGGGGGAAGTGGATAGAAAGGAAAGGAGGGTTGTTTTCCTCTTGGGTGAGAAGGAAATGATAGCCGAAAGAAAGAGGTTGGAGAGAGAGAACCATATGGTAGTGTTACTAAATTTGCCCAGTGGGCAAGTATAATGATCAAATTAACACatcatattttcatttttgcttaCCTACTTATAAGAGATACTACCTGTCATAATAATCAATGGACAGAAGAAAGATTTCTTTCTGTTACTTCTgcctacctggataagcattCATATTGATAGGACCATTGGGTATGATTGATTGAATTGGATAGCTTGATTGTCAGATTTGTTCCTAGGAATAACTTTGttagtatttgtttttgttaaagtgttaaattgcaataaaatttataaattgttCTTATCGggtaattacttttttttggggggggggggggaataaaaatatttagttatGAAAAGACATTTGTTATTGTAAGTGAAATTTTCCATTGGTTGTGCATTTGCATAGTTTAAACTGATAATATAAATGATCTGATATGCCTTTTTGTCTTGTGTTTTTATGATTTAAAGACTCATCTTATAATGGCTTGTACTCTCAATAATCCTCGCTCAGTGAATGAAACCATCATTCATTTGGATGccttttttgttcttttaattGACACATTGTAATTGACAATTTTGAACAATGCTGGCTGATATGAATTTGATGAATATCTACTTCGAAGCTTTGAGTTGATTTTGTTCTGATTGTATTCTGTTTTTTAGTAGTTAATCCTTTGATTTCGTGAAAGGTATCACGGCTGCCTTACATTTTCCAACATCTTGGACTCGAGTATGATGAGAAGGTGCTTCCATCGATTGGGAATGAGGTGCTGAAGGCCGTGGTAGCACAATTTAATGCTGATCAGCTTCTTACCGAGCGTCCACATGTTTCTGCACTAGTCCGAGAGTCTCTGATCAAACGTGCTAGGGACTTCAACATTGTGTTGGACGATGTGGCCATCACGCATTTGTCATATGGAGCAGAGTTTTCTAGGGCAGTCGAGCAAAAGCAAGTGGCACAGCAGGAGGCTGAAAGGTCTAAGTTTGTGGTGATGAAGGCCGATCAGGAAAGGAGGGCTGCAATTATTCGGGCTGAGGGTGAAAGTGAGGCTGCGCAGCTAATTTCTGAAGCAACTTCGAAGTTTGGTTTGGGATTGATTGAGCTGAGAAGGATTGAAGCATCCAGGGAGATTGCCGCTACTCTGGCCAGGTCACCTCATGTGGCTTACCTGCCTGGTGGCAAGAACAGCAACATGCTTCTGGCTCTGAATCCTGCCTTGACCGGTGGCCGTTGAATGActggtaattttattttattttgtagctCATAATTTAGATGAGAAATTGCATACTGATATTGAATCACCATGTTATTACTGATGGAAGGCTTACATATGTCAGTACTCATGACATATGTCAATATCTGGCCTGTCATCAGTGAAAGGAGTCTGCTAATCTTTAGATTATTACACTCCGTTTTAATACTTATTGTAAACAACAGTTGAATTTTATTGTGAAGAATTAGAG contains:
- the LOC102610233 gene encoding prohibitin-3, mitochondrial, giving the protein MGSSQAAVSFLTNIARAAFGLGAAATVLNSSLYTVDGGERAVLFDRFRGVIDETIGEGTHFLIPWLQKPFIFDIRTRPHTFSSVSGTKDLQMVNLTLRVLSRPEVSRLPYIFQHLGLEYDEKVLPSIGNEVLKAVVAQFNADQLLTERPHVSALVRESLIKRARDFNIVLDDVAITHLSYGAEFSRAVEQKQVAQQEAERSKFVVMKADQERRAAIIRAEGESEAAQLISEATSKFGLGLIELRRIEASREIAATLARSPHVAYLPGGKNSNMLLALNPALTGGR